Below is a genomic region from Pyrinomonadaceae bacterium.
CAAGAAGGGTTATGTGTTCGCGGTCGAGCCGATGATCAATATCGGCTCGCAGCACACTAAAACTTTGGCGGATGGCTGGACCGTTGTGACCGTGGATGGGCGCCCCAGCGCGCACGTCGAACACACGATTGCCATTACCGAAGAAGGGCCGGAAGTCCTTACGCTGGTTAAAGAAGAGGTCACTGCGGACTCGCGGACGGTAGCGGCGTAACCAGCGTCGCGGCTTGGCTTTTGCTTGAGCAGCATGCTACTATCCGAAGTTTGCCGATAAAGGCGGAATTGCGCCCCGCGGCTGTATGGCGAAGGAAGAAGCGATAGAGGTCATGGCCAAGGTTTTGGAAACTCTGCCGAATGCCATGTTTCGCGTCGAACTTGAAGACAATCAGCATCAGGTGCTCGCGCACATTTCGGGAAAGATGCGCAAACACTTCATCAGAATTCTTCCCGGTGATCGAGTTTTAGTTGAGTTATCTCCCTACGATCTTAATCGGGGACGCATTACGTATCGTTACAAGTGATCGGTAGTTAAAATGAAAGTTCGAGCTTCCGTCAGAAAAATTTGTGATAAGTGCAAGGTCATCCACCGCAAGGGCGTGGTCCGGGTGATTTGCACCAATCCGAAGCACAAGCAGAGACAGAAATAGGAGTGAAGTTCCGTATCCGGATTCAATTCGTCGTTGAAGCGAATTCCAGATTCGAAATTCAAAATTCAAAAGCATGGCTCGTGTAGCAGGTGTAGATCTTCCGCCGAATAAGCGCGCCGAGATCGGTCTTACCTACATTTATGGTATTGGCCGATCGCGCTCCGCGTCGATTCTGACCGAGGCGCAAATCAATCTCGACACGCGCGTCCGTGACTTGAGCGAAGAAGAGCTCAGTCGCATTCGCGCGATCCTGGAAGCCCAGGGCGAAATCGAAGGCGACCTCCGCAAGCGCATTCAGATGGACATCAAACGTTTGATGGACATCGGCGCTTATCGCGGTCTGCGGCATCGCCGTGGCCTGCCCGTTCGCGGACAACGCACGCACACGAACGCGCGCACGCGCAAAGGCCCGCGACGCGCAACCGTCGCCAAGAAAAAGGCACCAGGTAAGAAGTAATGGCAAAAGCATCAGCCGGCGGCAAAAAGAAAGTCTTTCGCAAGAAAGAGAAGAAGAACATTCCTTCCGGGATCGTTTATATCGCGGCCACGTTCAACAACACGATGATCTCGATTACCGATCTCGAAGGGAACCTGGTGGCGCAGTCGTCTTCCGGCGCGCGCGGCTTTCGGGGCTCGCGCAAGGGAACGCCATTCGCAGCCCAGCAAGCAGCTTATGAAGCGGCTAAAAAAGCCATGGAAGCCGGCATGCAGCAGTGCGAAGTCCGCGTCAAAGGGCCGGGCGGTGGTCGCGAGTCCGCGATTCGCGCCATCAACAACGCGGGCATTCGCGTGATGGCGATTCGGGACACGACGCCGATTCCGCATAACGGATGTAGACCGCCGAAACGGCGGAGAGTGTAGAGATTGTCGATGGCCAACGGCCGCTTATTTTAAAGCGGCCTAAAGAATGGCAATCGGCAATTTAGAATTGACAATGTATTGACCTAAAGGATGAAGGGTCTCATCAAGACGATCTCAGATTTGAGATCGCAGATCTCAGATTGGGATCTCAGATCGAAGATGCGACCTGTAAACTTTTCCGTCTAAGTAATTCGTAGACTGGAGGCAGAAACGATTGGCTAGGTATCGAGATGCGGTGTGCCGTTTGTGCCGCCGCGAAGGCGCAAAACTTTTCCTCAAGGGCGACCGTTGCTACAAACCATCTTGTCCGATTGAAAAGCGGGGCACTCAGCCTCCCGGACAACACGGCAATTCCATGCGACGCGGTAAAGCTCTGGCAGGTTACGGCCAGCAGCTGCGCGAAAAGCAGAAGGTTAAAAGAATTTATTTCATCCTCGAAGGGCAGTTTCGAAATTATTTCGAACGCGCCGCGCGCATGAAAGGCATCACCGGCGAGAACCTGTTGTTCTTGCTGGAGCGACGTCTGGACAACGCAATCTATCGCGCCGGCTTTTCGACGTCGCGACGTCAGGCGCGGCAGCTCGTGAACCACGGGCACGTGCTGGTCAACGACCGCAAGGTGGACATTCCTTCGTACCAGGTGAAGCCCGGCGATTCGCTGACGATCAAGGACGCGAGCCGCAAGAACCCGCACGTCGAAGGCGCGTGGCAAACGGCCGCAGGTCGTGGTCGCCCGTCGTGGGTTTCCGCCGGGGGCGGAGACATGGCGGCGACGGTGACCGGTCTGCCGACCCGCGACGACATCGATCGCTCGATCAACGAGCAACTGATTGTGGAGCTTTATAGCAAGTAGTTAACGCGCGAGCGGTCACGCGATTGGCGCGGCCGCATCGCTTCTCCTCAGACATCTGACGGTAAGTTATGGATCAAAATAATCTTTGGACAGGTTTTCAGATGCCGCGACGTTTGGCGGCAGACGGCGACACACTGACGGAACGTTACGGCCGGTTTTCGGCGCAACCGTTTGAGCGCGGTTTCGGCACGACGGTCGGCAATTCGCTGCGCCGCGCGCTGCTTTCTTCAATCGAAGGATCGGCGATTACGGCCGTGAAGATCGAAGGCGTTGAGCACGAATTTTCGTCGATTAAGGGCACGGTTGAAGATGCGACGGACGTCATCCTGAATTTGAAGCAGGTGCCGTTCAAGCTGCACGGCAACGAGCCGAAGACGCTCACGATTTCCAAGAATGGGCCCGGCGAAGTTACTGCCGGCGACATTGAGGGCGACGCGGACATCGAGATTCTCGATCCGACCTTGCACATCGCCACCCTGAGCGCCGGCGGATCGTTGAACATCGAGATGCGCCTGAAGCGTGGCCGCGGTTACGTGTCGGCGGATCGCAACTTCGACGAAGATCTCTCGCTCGGTTACATCCCGATCGATTCGGTGCACACGCCGGTCAAAAAAGTGAACTACTCGGTTGATGCCGCCCGTCTCGGGCAGAACACCGAATACGACAAGCTCACGATTGAAGTGTGGACTGACGGTTCGGTGAAACCCGACGACGCGATTGGGCTGGCGGCAAAGTTAATTAAGGATCACATGGCGATCTTTATTAACTTTGAAGAGGACATGGAGGACTACAGCTATCAGCAAGCCGAGCGCGCGCCCTTGCCGCGCAACGATCAACTCGATCGCTCGGTGGATGAGCTGGAGCTGTCGGTGCGCTCTTACAATTGTTTGAAGAACGCCGGCATCAAATCGATTCGCGATCTGGTGCAGCGTTCTGAGCGCGAGATGCTGGCTACGAAAAATTTTGGCAAGAAGTCGCTGGGCGAAATTCGCGACATTCTCCGCAGCATGGGCCTGGATTTCGGAATGCAGTTTGACGAGCAGGGCAATCCGATTCCCGGCACAGGCGACGGTGAACTGACCCTCGAAGGCGAAGGCGGCGACGACGAAGACGGCGAAGACGAATTTGAAACGGCAGTGCAGTAGAGCAAGGTTATGCGTCATCGAAAGGCACATCGAAAACTGGGACGAGATTCGGAGCATCGCATGTCGTTGCTGCGAAACCTCGCGACGTCCCTAATCAATTCGCGCGACGAGCGCATCATCACGACGGTCCCCAAAGCCAAAGAGCTGCGCCCATTCGTGGAGCGCGCCATCACTCTGTCGCGTCATGCGGCGAGCCTTGAGGGCAACGGATCGGAAGCGCGTGGCGTGCATCTGCGTCGTCAGGCGGCTGCGTTCTTTCACTCGGGCAATTTTGGCCGGGGCTCAGTGGCCGGCCGGCGCGGACAGGCGGTTCCCCCGCGCACCGCGGGAGTGGCGGCGTTGAAGCGCTTGTTCGACGAGCTGGGCGAGCGTTTCAAGGATCGGCCAGGTGGCTATACGCGTATCATCAAGCTCGGCCGCCGTGCCGGTGATGGCGCTGAGCTGGCGATTATCGAGCTGCTTGGTAATCCGCGCGATGCCGCCGTCGAAGAGGCACAGAAGAAGCGCGCCAAGGGCGGCGCAAAGAAGAAGGGCGCCGAACCCAAGGCCGCGGAGTCCAAGGAAGCGTCCGCATCCGAAGAGTAAAAACCAGTCAGCGCGAAGCTCCGTCTGGCCTTTTGCCATCGCGGGGCTTTTGCTTTAATAGAAGCTGCTCGCATAATGACGCCCCGCTGGTTTGCGGCGAAACCAACCCCCGGAGGTTTCTATGTCGGTTGGAGCTAAAAGAGCGATGAACGATCAGGAAAGCCAGCAACCTTCAGGTGAACCATCGACCGATCCGCGGGCTGAGCGCCAGCGCGATCGTGATCGCGGTCGGCGCCGGCATCGTCCGTTGCCGAAGCATCTGGAAGCTTCCATTAACATGGACGAGTTGCGCGAATTGATCGGCCTGATCAATGAAAACGCGTTAACCGACTTCGAACTTCAACGTGAAGGGTTCCACGTAAAGATTGGCCGGAACCTGTATCCCCCGTCACCAGCCATCCCTTCCGTTCCGCCGGTCGCGGAACATCACGCGATTCCGGCCGCTCCACCCAGCGCCGTGCACGGTGTGCCGCATGCAGGTCCGCCACATCCGGGAGCGCAGGCCGAAGAGGCTGCATCAGAAGATCAAGGACTGCACATCATAACTTCTCCTATCGTCGGAACTTTTTATCGCTCGCCCTCGCCCACGGCCGAGAGCTTCGTGCGCATCGGCAGCAACGTGGAGCCCGAGACTGTCGTCTGCATCATTGAAGCCATGAAGCTGATGAATGAAATTCAGGCTGAGGCCTCTGGCGAAGTCGCGAAAATCTATGTCGAGAACGGTCAGGCTGTTG
It encodes:
- the rpsD gene encoding 30S ribosomal protein S4, whose product is MARYRDAVCRLCRREGAKLFLKGDRCYKPSCPIEKRGTQPPGQHGNSMRRGKALAGYGQQLREKQKVKRIYFILEGQFRNYFERAARMKGITGENLLFLLERRLDNAIYRAGFSTSRRQARQLVNHGHVLVNDRKVDIPSYQVKPGDSLTIKDASRKNPHVEGAWQTAAGRGRPSWVSAGGGDMAATVTGLPTRDDIDRSINEQLIVELYSK
- a CDS encoding DNA-directed RNA polymerase subunit alpha encodes the protein MDQNNLWTGFQMPRRLAADGDTLTERYGRFSAQPFERGFGTTVGNSLRRALLSSIEGSAITAVKIEGVEHEFSSIKGTVEDATDVILNLKQVPFKLHGNEPKTLTISKNGPGEVTAGDIEGDADIEILDPTLHIATLSAGGSLNIEMRLKRGRGYVSADRNFDEDLSLGYIPIDSVHTPVKKVNYSVDAARLGQNTEYDKLTIEVWTDGSVKPDDAIGLAAKLIKDHMAIFINFEEDMEDYSYQQAERAPLPRNDQLDRSVDELELSVRSYNCLKNAGIKSIRDLVQRSEREMLATKNFGKKSLGEIRDILRSMGLDFGMQFDEQGNPIPGTGDGELTLEGEGGDDEDGEDEFETAVQ
- the accB gene encoding acetyl-CoA carboxylase biotin carboxyl carrier protein, with the translated sequence MNDQESQQPSGEPSTDPRAERQRDRDRGRRRHRPLPKHLEASINMDELRELIGLINENALTDFELQREGFHVKIGRNLYPPSPAIPSVPPVAEHHAIPAAPPSAVHGVPHAGPPHPGAQAEEAASEDQGLHIITSPIVGTFYRSPSPTAESFVRIGSNVEPETVVCIIEAMKLMNEIQAEASGEVAKIYVENGQAVEYGQPLFGIKQG
- the infA gene encoding translation initiation factor IF-1, translating into MAKEEAIEVMAKVLETLPNAMFRVELEDNQHQVLAHISGKMRKHFIRILPGDRVLVELSPYDLNRGRITYRYK
- the rpsK gene encoding 30S ribosomal protein S11 encodes the protein MAKASAGGKKKVFRKKEKKNIPSGIVYIAATFNNTMISITDLEGNLVAQSSSGARGFRGSRKGTPFAAQQAAYEAAKKAMEAGMQQCEVRVKGPGGGRESAIRAINNAGIRVMAIRDTTPIPHNGCRPPKRRRV
- the rpsM gene encoding 30S ribosomal protein S13; the encoded protein is MARVAGVDLPPNKRAEIGLTYIYGIGRSRSASILTEAQINLDTRVRDLSEEELSRIRAILEAQGEIEGDLRKRIQMDIKRLMDIGAYRGLRHRRGLPVRGQRTHTNARTRKGPRRATVAKKKAPGKK
- the rpmJ gene encoding 50S ribosomal protein L36, with amino-acid sequence MKVRASVRKICDKCKVIHRKGVVRVICTNPKHKQRQK